The following proteins come from a genomic window of Maribacter sp. HTCC2170:
- a CDS encoding nuclear transport factor 2 family protein: protein MKNVILVMLLLIVAMGYSQKKKNGNVYLEHPALETVDNLQQAWMAGDKEKVATYLADDFKSYFGSNVNKDRKGQERESFLNQVGRITENLAYISLKPSKGAYPDAIEYKDGDTWVQTWDHMKAIHNKTGVKLDMPFHRLYKLNDDGKIEFVINYYENRMFWEIGRSYSDRENGKLYNHHDNINSVRRMMGAFENADFETAYGFFAEDCSFNTLELPDGETMTLDQVKERNEKMWEAYEFNSIDVVGYPDYLEYDLRDGKVVQSWWKFRMTRKSDSKKFVIPALYIHDFNDEGKIIGSSAYISTKILDAK, encoded by the coding sequence TGCTGTTGCTAATTGTGGCAATGGGTTATTCACAAAAGAAGAAAAATGGCAATGTTTATTTAGAACACCCAGCACTTGAAACGGTGGACAATTTGCAACAAGCTTGGATGGCAGGTGACAAAGAAAAAGTGGCCACTTATTTAGCAGATGATTTTAAATCTTATTTTGGTTCAAATGTCAACAAAGACCGAAAAGGACAGGAACGGGAAAGCTTTTTGAACCAAGTGGGCCGAATCACTGAAAACCTTGCATATATATCCTTAAAACCCTCAAAAGGAGCTTATCCTGATGCGATTGAATACAAAGATGGAGATACTTGGGTACAAACATGGGATCATATGAAAGCAATTCATAATAAAACTGGCGTAAAATTGGATATGCCTTTTCATAGATTGTACAAATTGAATGACGATGGTAAAATAGAATTTGTAATAAACTATTATGAAAATAGAATGTTTTGGGAGATTGGCCGAAGTTACTCTGACCGTGAAAATGGCAAACTATATAATCATCATGATAACATAAACAGTGTACGCAGAATGATGGGTGCTTTTGAGAATGCTGATTTTGAGACAGCGTATGGTTTTTTTGCTGAAGATTGCAGCTTTAACACGCTTGAATTGCCCGATGGTGAAACCATGACATTGGATCAAGTCAAAGAACGAAATGAAAAAATGTGGGAAGCTTATGAATTTAATAGTATTGATGTGGTTGGGTATCCCGATTATCTTGAATATGATTTAAGGGATGGAAAAGTTGTACAGTCCTGGTGGAAATTTCGAATGACGAGAAAATCTGACAGCAAAAAATTCGTGATCCCAGCGCTGTACATCCATGATTTCAATGATGAGGGCAAAATAATTGGATCAAGCGCATATATCAGCACAAAAATTTTGGATGCAAAATAA